The following proteins come from a genomic window of Yinghuangia sp. ASG 101:
- a CDS encoding polysaccharide deacetylase family protein, whose translation MDDPPGFARQLDRLLRIARPVSLDEVEEAIASRRPLPGRAVLITFDDGERSVHDHGLPLLRERGIPAVAFVIASLIGTDRPFWWYEVERLVSGGGGGGRSVAEWLRHLKSVPQESRVAALERLRSGQPRVRQPQLTVDEVRALEAGGVRVESHARTHPLLDKCADADVRDEVVGAHELLSGILDRAPRSFAYPNGNWDARAERQLDQLGYTTAFLFDHRLGPRLPEHPLRVSRLRVATTTSPDRFETILSGLHPAVHGLRGRG comes from the coding sequence GTGGACGATCCGCCGGGATTCGCCCGGCAGTTGGACCGCCTGCTGCGGATCGCCCGGCCCGTGTCGCTCGACGAGGTCGAGGAGGCGATCGCGTCCCGGCGCCCGCTTCCCGGGCGGGCCGTGCTCATCACGTTCGACGACGGCGAGCGGAGCGTCCACGACCACGGCCTGCCGCTGCTGCGCGAACGGGGCATACCCGCGGTGGCGTTCGTGATCGCGTCGCTGATCGGCACCGACCGGCCGTTCTGGTGGTACGAGGTGGAGCGGCTGGTCTCCGGGGGCGGCGGCGGGGGGCGGTCGGTCGCGGAGTGGCTGCGGCATCTGAAGTCCGTCCCGCAGGAGTCCCGCGTGGCCGCGCTGGAGAGGCTGCGCAGCGGGCAACCCCGCGTACGTCAACCGCAGTTGACCGTGGACGAGGTGCGTGCGCTGGAGGCGGGCGGCGTCCGGGTGGAGAGCCACGCACGCACGCATCCCCTGCTCGACAAGTGCGCGGACGCCGACGTGCGCGACGAAGTCGTGGGCGCGCACGAGTTGTTGAGCGGGATCCTCGACCGCGCCCCGCGGTCGTTCGCCTACCCGAACGGCAATTGGGACGCCCGCGCCGAACGACAGCTGGATCAACTCGGCTATACGACGGCGTTCTTGTTCGATCACCGGCTGGGCCCGAGGCTCCCCGAGCATCCGCTGCGCGTCTCGCGCCTGCGCGTCGCGACGACGACGTCTCCGGACCGCTTCGAGACGATCCTGTCGGGCCTCCATCCCGCCGTACACGGGCTGCGCGGGCGGGGGTGA
- a CDS encoding GNAT family N-acetyltransferase — protein MNARGVFLHARDLDTDFTAGWDRLVAARGVYADCFDTYTWAASVMHADPVAARRIRIAAVLDEPTGKPVSLLALEDLDGRGRFASFAEDRPRSRVVAERASHDELGALADQLAASGVRDLRLRRMPSRDPATHRLLGALRRAGYRVHARERSSDMLADVTDGWAGHRARFASFHAQARRLHRKLARRGDVALTAYTRPGEADTGFAAYAALFPRSWKGPLTERTRTERRELVRRTAENGWLRLYVLRVDGRPAATYLWFRVGAVALWHSTAYDEEFAGLGVGNLAMWQAHEHILVADPTDPPTLVDLLPTTTSQKLRLAPERPPLLDIEAVRDRPLTAAALPVRALARTARASAAGRIRARRRGRTTASTGGTKA, from the coding sequence TTGAACGCCCGCGGGGTCTTCCTGCACGCCCGCGACCTCGACACGGACTTCACCGCCGGGTGGGACCGCCTGGTCGCCGCGCGCGGTGTGTACGCGGACTGCTTCGACACCTACACCTGGGCCGCGTCCGTGATGCACGCGGATCCCGTCGCCGCGCGGCGCATCCGGATCGCGGCGGTCCTCGACGAGCCCACGGGGAAACCCGTCAGCCTGCTCGCCCTCGAAGACCTCGACGGCCGCGGACGGTTCGCCTCGTTCGCCGAGGACCGCCCGCGCTCCAGGGTCGTCGCCGAGCGTGCGAGTCACGACGAACTAGGCGCGCTGGCTGATCAGTTGGCCGCGTCCGGCGTGCGCGACCTGCGCCTGCGCCGCATGCCGAGCCGCGACCCGGCCACCCACCGCCTGCTCGGCGCGCTGCGGCGCGCGGGTTACCGCGTCCACGCCCGCGAACGCTCGTCCGACATGCTCGCGGACGTCACGGACGGATGGGCCGGCCACCGCGCCCGGTTCGCCTCGTTCCACGCGCAAGCCCGGCGTCTGCACCGCAAGTTGGCCAGGCGTGGCGACGTCGCCCTCACGGCGTACACCCGCCCCGGCGAGGCCGACACCGGATTCGCCGCCTACGCCGCGCTGTTCCCGCGAAGCTGGAAGGGCCCGCTGACGGAACGGACCCGCACCGAGCGCCGCGAGCTCGTGCGCCGCACCGCCGAGAACGGCTGGCTGCGTCTGTACGTGCTGCGCGTCGACGGTCGGCCGGCGGCCACGTACCTGTGGTTCCGCGTCGGCGCCGTCGCGCTGTGGCATTCCACCGCCTACGACGAGGAGTTCGCCGGACTCGGCGTCGGCAACCTCGCCATGTGGCAGGCCCACGAGCACATTCTCGTCGCCGACCCCACCGACCCGCCGACACTCGTCGACCTGCTGCCCACGACCACGAGCCAGAAACTGCGCCTCGCCCCGGAACGGCCGCCCCTCCTCGACATCGAGGCCGTGCGCGACCGACCGCTCACCGCCGCGGCCCTGCCCGTCAGGGCGTTGGCCCGCACCGCCCGCGCGTCGGCCGCCGGCCGGATACGGGCCCGGCGGCGAGGCCGTACCACCGCATCGACAGGGGGCACGAAAGCGTGA
- a CDS encoding polysaccharide deacetylase family protein: MIKPSGDRTRTTLKRALARCAGQRPAEGATLLIHHRVGGGTRDELDLTTEGFTRELDELTALPAGSVVSLDTALDRLAARDRTPSVVLTFDDGFADVHAHAWPLLRERHLPFTLYLASGMVGGAMRWEGSTGTSAGAPALTWDQLADMLDSNLLTLGNHTHRHARPEALTEHELDAASDEIEKRLGLRPDHFAYPWGVRVPAMEHALRCRFRSAATGTLGRNLPGTDPMRLHRVPVRRTDPPEFVRAKLTGRLLPERAYARVVALGKKAGARA; the protein is encoded by the coding sequence ATGATCAAGCCCAGCGGTGACCGCACGCGCACCACGCTCAAACGCGCGCTCGCCCGATGCGCCGGACAACGCCCCGCCGAGGGCGCGACCCTGCTGATCCACCACCGAGTCGGCGGCGGAACCCGCGACGAACTCGACCTGACCACCGAGGGATTCACCCGCGAGCTGGACGAACTCACGGCACTGCCCGCCGGATCCGTCGTCTCCCTGGACACGGCGCTCGACCGGCTGGCGGCCCGCGACCGCACGCCGTCGGTGGTCCTCACGTTCGACGACGGCTTCGCCGACGTCCACGCCCACGCGTGGCCGCTGCTGCGGGAGCGCCACCTGCCGTTCACCCTCTACCTCGCGAGCGGCATGGTCGGCGGCGCGATGCGCTGGGAGGGCTCCACCGGCACGAGTGCGGGTGCACCCGCGCTCACGTGGGACCAACTCGCCGACATGCTCGACAGCAACCTGCTGACGCTCGGCAACCACACCCACCGCCACGCCCGTCCCGAGGCCCTGACGGAACACGAACTCGACGCCGCGTCCGACGAGATCGAGAAGCGCCTCGGCCTGCGCCCCGACCACTTCGCCTACCCGTGGGGAGTCCGGGTGCCCGCGATGGAACACGCCCTGCGCTGCCGCTTCCGCAGCGCCGCCACCGGCACACTCGGCCGCAACCTGCCCGGGACCGACCCGATGCGGCTCCACCGCGTCCCGGTCCGCCGCACCGACCCCCCGGAGTTCGTCCGCGCCAAGCTCACCGGGCGCCTCCTCCCCGAACGCGCGTACGCCCGCGTGGTCGCACTCGGAAAGAAGGCCGGTGCCCGTGCCTGA
- a CDS encoding glycosyltransferase, which produces MPDNPASDGPRPGDPVPGDPLLPDDLTIPVGPGGRPLRVAHLTTVDMSLALLLRTELEVDVAAGFEVYGLSAPGPYVPDVQAAGATHVPLDALTRAWDLARDAAAARELAATLRRLDLDVLHTHNPKTGVLGRLIGRAVGIPVVVNTCHGLWIRPGDPWPRRAFVLGAESVAARASHAELYQNATDRHTLARTVPAWRSRVVGNGTDLARFRPNPAARDRVRTELGVGDDELLVGGVGRQVAEKGIAEYREAARALAGKARFVWIGPEDRDKADAFRTGADPHVEHLGARSDMPDVYAALDLFVLPSHREGFSRSAMEAAATGVPMVLSDIRGCREIGTHGEHVLLVPPHDAPALTEAVDRMLTDPALRARLAADARTRALNEFDQRRVARTSIDTYRAVARRRGLGWGTRPPRPAVRPAADEAPPRTGEGTA; this is translated from the coding sequence GTGCCTGACAACCCCGCGTCCGACGGCCCGCGCCCGGGCGATCCCGTTCCCGGCGACCCCCTGCTCCCCGACGACCTCACCATCCCCGTCGGCCCCGGCGGACGGCCCCTCCGCGTCGCCCACCTGACCACCGTCGACATGAGCCTCGCGCTGCTGCTGCGCACCGAGCTCGAAGTCGACGTGGCCGCGGGCTTCGAGGTGTACGGACTCAGCGCGCCCGGCCCCTACGTGCCCGACGTACAGGCCGCCGGAGCCACCCACGTGCCACTCGACGCACTCACCCGCGCGTGGGACCTCGCCCGCGACGCCGCAGCCGCCCGTGAACTCGCCGCGACGCTCCGGCGCCTCGACCTCGACGTCCTGCACACCCACAACCCCAAGACCGGTGTCCTCGGCCGCCTGATCGGCCGAGCCGTCGGCATACCCGTGGTCGTCAACACCTGCCACGGCCTGTGGATACGCCCCGGAGACCCGTGGCCCCGCCGCGCGTTCGTCCTCGGCGCGGAGTCCGTCGCCGCCCGCGCGTCCCACGCCGAGCTGTACCAGAACGCCACCGACCGGCACACGCTCGCCCGCACCGTTCCCGCCTGGCGGTCACGGGTCGTCGGGAACGGCACCGACCTGGCGCGGTTCCGCCCGAACCCGGCCGCCCGGGACCGCGTGCGTACCGAACTCGGCGTCGGGGACGACGAGTTGCTGGTGGGCGGCGTCGGCAGGCAGGTCGCCGAGAAGGGCATCGCCGAATACCGCGAGGCGGCCCGCGCCCTGGCCGGCAAGGCGCGGTTCGTCTGGATCGGCCCCGAAGACCGCGACAAGGCGGACGCGTTCCGCACCGGAGCCGACCCTCACGTCGAACACCTCGGCGCACGCTCGGACATGCCCGACGTGTACGCCGCACTCGACCTGTTCGTCCTGCCCTCCCACCGCGAGGGCTTCTCCCGCTCCGCCATGGAAGCCGCCGCCACCGGCGTGCCCATGGTGCTCAGCGACATCCGGGGCTGCCGCGAAATCGGCACCCACGGCGAACACGTCCTCCTCGTCCCGCCCCACGACGCCCCGGCGCTGACCGAGGCCGTCGACCGCATGCTCACCGACCCCGCCCTGCGCGCCCGCCTCGCCGCCGACGCCCGCACCCGCGCCCTGAACGAATTCGACCAACGCCGGGTCGCCCGGACCTCGATCGACACCTACCGGGCCGTCGCCCGCCGCCGAGGCCTCGGCTGGGGAACCCGACCGCCTCGTCCCGCCGTTCGTCCCGCCGCGGACGAGGCGCCGCCACGCACCGGAGAGGGCACGGCATGA
- a CDS encoding sugar transferase codes for MMRRLFDLTTAALTLLVLGPAMLAIALLVRTTMGGPVLFRQTRSGHHGREFRILKFRSMRHPRHPDEPDKDRITRLGHILRTTSLDELPQLINVLRGDMGVIGPRPTLPEQVAHYSERQRGRLAVRPGLTGWAQVQGRNALTWPERIEYDLHYVDHRGIRLDLRILWRTVGVLLRPVGITGAGGVNPGFPIPGQAAAPAAHPGGDTSAEKAAPTPAGHPGPGPTPSRDPGAGPRKRSSPSCVPPSPWTIPYTTSPGMAPPSAADPVPAEEAS; via the coding sequence ATGATGCGGAGGCTGTTCGACCTCACCACCGCCGCACTGACACTCCTCGTGCTCGGCCCGGCGATGCTCGCGATCGCCCTGCTCGTCCGCACCACCATGGGCGGCCCCGTGCTGTTCCGGCAGACCCGCAGCGGCCACCACGGACGCGAGTTCCGCATCCTCAAGTTCCGCAGCATGCGCCACCCGCGCCACCCCGACGAACCCGACAAGGACCGCATCACCCGCCTCGGGCACATCCTGCGCACCACGAGCCTGGACGAACTCCCGCAACTCATCAACGTATTGCGCGGCGACATGGGGGTCATCGGCCCCCGGCCCACGCTCCCCGAACAGGTCGCCCACTACTCCGAGCGGCAGCGCGGACGCCTCGCCGTACGACCCGGGCTCACCGGCTGGGCCCAGGTCCAGGGCCGCAACGCGCTCACATGGCCCGAACGCATCGAGTACGACCTGCACTACGTCGACCACCGGGGCATCCGCCTCGACCTGCGCATCCTGTGGCGCACCGTCGGGGTGCTGCTGAGGCCGGTGGGGATCACCGGTGCCGGGGGAGTCAATCCCGGCTTTCCGATCCCCGGCCAAGCCGCCGCGCCCGCCGCCCACCCGGGCGGCGACACCTCCGCCGAGAAGGCCGCCCCCACCCCGGCCGGGCACCCCGGCCCGGGGCCGACGCCGTCGCGCGACCCCGGGGCCGGCCCGCGCAAGCGCTCGTCGCCGAGTTGCGTCCCGCCGTCTCCGTGGACCATCCCGTACACCACATCGCCGGGCATGGCCCCGCCGAGTGCCGCCGATCCGGTCCCCGCCGAGGAAGCCTCCTGA
- a CDS encoding O-antigen ligase family protein produces the protein MADSGAGRAWRRLRRSRAVRRSLRVTARLDGGSPWRLDLIGAVLVALAGVWALLAAAGRPASPEGFLLALLTVAAAYGAGRIAGARSAFGTCATVAGAVAVLMLLSPDALSGAALAEPLGYGNANGALVAQAVAAACLAALAAPSDRRRGDMHVLAGLLALAAFATRSLTAVFGAVAVLLVGLTALSARRRGSFVLAGAVAVALVVAGTVSLGGDRAERASGVRSTAADGLTERRIDLWHDAFESAKDNPWRGTGPGTFLARSPTARADSDTKSAHSQWLRQAAEQGVPGVVLLAALLGWAYVRLWRSRQDPAVVAVGAVALTAFAVHASMDYVAEFPPVLVAVGVVLGVATAAPDPESAISRESRR, from the coding sequence TTGGCGGATTCGGGTGCCGGGCGCGCCTGGCGGCGGTTGCGCCGGTCGCGGGCCGTCCGGCGTTCGCTGCGCGTCACGGCGCGGCTGGACGGCGGGAGCCCGTGGCGTCTGGACCTGATCGGCGCGGTGCTGGTGGCGCTCGCGGGGGTGTGGGCGCTGCTCGCCGCGGCGGGGCGTCCGGCGAGCCCCGAGGGATTCCTCCTCGCCCTGCTGACGGTCGCCGCGGCCTACGGCGCGGGGCGGATCGCGGGCGCCCGGTCGGCGTTCGGAACGTGTGCGACGGTCGCGGGTGCGGTCGCGGTGCTGATGCTGCTGTCGCCGGACGCGTTGTCCGGGGCGGCGTTGGCCGAACCGCTGGGGTACGGGAACGCGAACGGAGCGCTGGTGGCGCAGGCGGTGGCCGCCGCGTGCCTCGCCGCGCTGGCCGCGCCGAGCGACCGCAGGCGCGGTGACATGCATGTGCTGGCGGGGTTGTTGGCGCTGGCCGCGTTCGCGACGCGGTCGCTGACCGCGGTGTTCGGCGCGGTCGCGGTCCTGTTGGTCGGGCTCACGGCGTTGTCCGCGCGGCGGCGCGGTTCGTTCGTGCTCGCGGGCGCGGTGGCCGTGGCACTGGTCGTCGCCGGGACGGTGTCTCTCGGCGGCGACCGCGCCGAGCGCGCGTCGGGCGTGCGGAGCACGGCGGCCGACGGGCTGACGGAACGCCGCATCGACTTGTGGCACGACGCGTTCGAGTCCGCCAAGGACAACCCGTGGCGCGGCACGGGCCCGGGGACGTTCCTCGCCCGCAGCCCCACCGCCCGGGCGGACTCCGATACGAAGTCCGCGCATTCGCAGTGGCTTCGGCAGGCCGCGGAACAGGGCGTGCCGGGTGTGGTGCTGTTGGCCGCGCTGCTGGGGTGGGCGTATGTGCGGCTGTGGCGGTCGCGGCAGGATCCGGCGGTGGTCGCGGTGGGGGCGGTGGCGTTGACGGCGTTCGCGGTGCACGCCTCGATGGACTACGTGGCGGAGTTTCCCCCTGTGTTGGTCGCGGTGGGCGTGGTGCTGGGCGTGGCGACGGCGGCGCCGGATCCGGAGTCGGCGATCTCGCGGGAGTCGCGGCGCTGA
- a CDS encoding acetyltransferase: MPFYIAGAGGVGREALDAAIASETTVDAFLDDSLAGDKIRGLPVLRPDDAEPGAGYLIGIAAPDVRRRLAALLDARGLTPATLVHPRAVIAPATHLADGCLVLANAHVSSSISLAAHTQVHYNATVGHDAVLEARVTVYPGANISGGVRLCEDATVGSNAVVLQGRTVGPGAFVGAGAVVTRDVPAGQVVVGSPARPLRTA; encoded by the coding sequence ATGCCGTTCTACATCGCCGGAGCCGGCGGCGTCGGCCGCGAAGCCCTCGACGCCGCGATCGCCTCGGAGACCACCGTCGACGCGTTCCTCGACGACTCCCTCGCGGGCGACAAGATCCGGGGCCTCCCCGTGCTGCGGCCCGACGACGCCGAGCCCGGTGCCGGCTACCTCATCGGCATCGCCGCCCCCGACGTGCGCCGCCGCCTCGCCGCACTGCTCGACGCCCGCGGCCTGACCCCGGCGACCCTCGTGCACCCGCGCGCGGTCATCGCCCCCGCGACCCACCTGGCCGACGGCTGCCTGGTGCTCGCCAACGCGCATGTCTCCAGCAGCATTTCGCTCGCCGCGCACACGCAGGTCCACTACAACGCGACGGTCGGCCACGACGCCGTCCTGGAGGCCCGCGTCACCGTCTACCCCGGAGCCAACATCTCCGGCGGCGTCCGACTCTGCGAGGACGCCACCGTCGGTAGCAACGCCGTTGTCCTGCAAGGGCGTACGGTCGGCCCGGGCGCGTTCGTCGGCGCCGGCGCGGTCGTCACGCGCGACGTCCCGGCCGGGCAGGTCGTGGTCGGATCGCCGGCGCGCCCCCTGCGCACGGCATGA
- a CDS encoding NAD-dependent epimerase/dehydratase family protein produces MKVVVTGGAGFIGSNLARALLARSEVGEVAVVDDLSTGSLDNLAGVGVTFHQGSFLDEELMDKACAGTDAIVHLGALPSVPRSIEKPLASHHANATGTLMVLEAARRAGGAHVIAASSSSVYGGNPVLPKREDLRTLPLSPYAVSKLATESYVLAYGHCYGLPVLPFRFFNVFGPLQAADHAYAAVIPRFIDAALAGRVLTVHGDGEQTRDFTNIGSVCTVLTDAVVRRVTNTGPVNLAFGTRTSLNALIGLLSEVLGRPVDVEHVAPRAGDVRDSQADSSELRRLFPDARPVELRRGLADTVAWFRSRVAVPARG; encoded by the coding sequence ATGAAGGTCGTCGTCACGGGCGGAGCGGGTTTCATCGGGTCGAATCTGGCCCGTGCGCTCCTGGCCCGGTCCGAGGTCGGCGAGGTCGCGGTGGTGGACGACCTGTCCACCGGTTCGTTGGACAATCTCGCCGGGGTCGGCGTGACGTTCCATCAGGGCTCGTTCCTGGACGAGGAGTTGATGGACAAGGCCTGCGCCGGCACGGACGCGATCGTGCATCTGGGCGCGTTGCCGTCGGTACCGAGGTCGATCGAGAAGCCGCTGGCGAGCCACCACGCGAATGCCACGGGCACGCTGATGGTGCTGGAAGCGGCGCGGCGCGCGGGCGGGGCGCACGTGATCGCGGCGTCCTCGTCGTCGGTCTACGGCGGCAATCCGGTGCTGCCGAAGCGCGAGGACCTGCGCACGCTGCCGCTGAGCCCGTACGCGGTCAGCAAGTTGGCGACGGAGTCGTACGTACTCGCGTACGGCCACTGCTACGGGCTGCCGGTGCTGCCGTTCCGGTTCTTCAACGTCTTCGGCCCGCTCCAGGCCGCCGACCACGCGTACGCGGCGGTCATCCCGCGCTTCATCGACGCGGCGCTGGCGGGCCGCGTGCTGACGGTGCACGGCGACGGCGAGCAGACCCGCGACTTCACGAACATCGGAAGCGTCTGCACGGTGCTGACGGACGCCGTGGTGCGCCGCGTGACCAATACCGGTCCGGTGAACCTGGCGTTCGGGACGCGGACTTCGCTCAACGCGCTGATCGGGCTGCTGAGCGAGGTGCTGGGCCGGCCGGTCGATGTGGAGCACGTGGCCCCGCGAGCGGGTGACGTCCGCGATTCGCAGGCCGACAGCTCCGAGTTGCGCCGGCTGTTCCCGGACGCCCGGCCGGTCGAGCTGCGGCGGGGGCTCGCCGACACGGTGGCGTGGTTCCGGTCGCGCGTCGCGGTGCCGGCGCGGGGATGA